The following coding sequences lie in one Vitis vinifera cultivar Pinot Noir 40024 chromosome 19, ASM3070453v1 genomic window:
- the LOC100251410 gene encoding polyadenylate-binding protein-interacting protein 9 — MAAGAEMSGEAVPAVPSSKNSDSKSEFGAGMQSMIVDMLSNLKLNPLAKEFFPSSYSHDHLIPTDFSKDSPNDAYPNNRRRRNNYNQGRRRLSGRAFRAQREDSIRRTVYVSDIDQHVTEERLAALFSSCGQVVDCRVCGDPHSVLRFAFVEFADEHGARAALNLGGTMLGYYPVRVLPSKTAILPVNPTFLPRSEDEREMCARTVYCTNIDKKVSQAEVKNFFERACGEVSRLRLLGDHVHSTRIAFVEFAMAESAIVALNCSGLVLGTQPIRVSPSKTPVRPRVPRATLH; from the exons ATGGCTGCCGGTGCTGAGATGTCTGGTGAGGCAGTGCCCGCCGTTCCATCTTCCAAGAATTCCGATTCGAAATCGGAATTCGGAGCAGGAATGCAATCGATGATCGTTGATATGTTGTCCAATTTAAAGTTAAATCCATTGGCCAAGGAGTTTTTCCCTTCATCATACTCTCATGATCATTTGATTCCTACTGATTTTTCTAAGGATTCCCCCAATGATGCCTACCCAAATAATCGCAGG AGAAGAAATAATTATAACCAAGGAAGGAGGAGGTTGAGTGGGAGAGCATTTAGAGCTCAACGTGAAGATAGTATTCGCCGCACTGTGTATGTTTCTGATATTGATCAGCAT GTCACTGAGGAGCGGCTTGCTGCCTTATTTAGTAGCTGTGGACAA GTTGTTGATTGTCGAGTTTGTGGTGATCCGCATTCAGTTCTTCGTTTTGCATTTGTGGAGTTTGCTGATGAGc ATGGTGCGAGAGCAGCATTAAACCTTGGTGGGACAATGCTAGGTTACTATCCAGTTAGGGTCTTACCTTCAAAGACTGCTATCCTTCCTGTGAATCCTACATTCCTCCCCAGG TCAGAGGATGAGCGGGAAATGTGTGCTAGGACTGTCTATTGTACAAATATTGATAAGAAG GTTTCTCAGGCTGAGGTCAAGAACTTCTTTGAAAGGGCCTGTGGTGAG GTTTCTCGCCTGAGGCTTTTAGGGGATCATGTGCATTCGACGCGTATAGCTTTTGTTGAATTTGCAATG GCAGAAAGTGCCATTGTTGCGCTGAATTGTAGTGGGCTGGTCTTGGGGACCCAACCCATCAG GGTCAGTCCTTCAAAGACACCAGTGAGGCCACGGGTCCCTCGTGCAACGTTGCATTAG